From a single Piliocolobus tephrosceles isolate RC106 chromosome 21, ASM277652v3, whole genome shotgun sequence genomic region:
- the STK11 gene encoding serine/threonine-protein kinase STK11 isoform X4 has product MYMVMEYCVCGMQEMLDSVPEKRFPVCQAHGYFCQLIDGLEYLHSQGIVHKDIKPGNLLLTTGGTLKISDLGVAEALHPFAADDTCRTSQGSPAFQPPEIANGLDTFSGFKVDIWSAGVTLYNITTGLYPFEGDNIYKLFENIGKGSYAIPGDCGPPLSDLLKGMLEYEPAKRFSIRQIRQHSWFRKKHPPAEAPVPIPPSPDTKDRWRSMTVVPYLEDLHGADEDEDLFDMEDDIIYTQDFTVPGGEEASEAGLRADHGSQKSEGSDLSGEEASRPAPQ; this is encoded by the exons at GTATATGGTGATGGAGTACTGCGTGTGTGGCATGCAGGAGATGCTGGACAGCGTGCCAGAGAAGCGTTTCCCGGTGTGCCAGGCCCACGG GTACTTCTGTCAGCTGATTGACGGCCTGGAGTACCTGCACAGCCAGGGCATCGTGCACAAGGACATCAAGCCCGGGAATCTGCTGCTCACCACCGGGGGCACCCTCAAAATCTCCGACCTGGGCGTGGCCGAG GCACTGCACCCGTTCGCGGCGGATGACACCTGCCGGACCAGCCAGGGCTCCCCGGCTTTCCAGCCACCCGAGATTGCCAACGGCCTGGACACCTTCTCCGGCTTCAAGGTGGACATCTGGTCAGCTGGGGTCACCCT CTACAACATCACCACGGGTCTGTACCCCTTCGAAGGGGACAACATCTACAAGCTGTTTGAGAACATCGGGAAGGGGAGCTACGCCATCCCGGGTGACTGTGGCCCCCCACTCTCCGACCTGCTGAAAG GGATGCTTGAGTACGAGCCGGCCAAGAGGTTCTCCATCCGGCAGATCCGGCAGCACAG CTGGTTCCGGAAGAAACACCCTCCGGCTGAGGCGCCGGTGCCCATCCCACCGAGCCCGGACACCAAGGACCGGTGGCGCAGCATGACTGTGGTGCCGTACTTGGAGGACCTGCACGGCGCGGACGAGGACGAGGACCTCTTTGACATGGAGGACGACATCATCTACACTCAGGACTTCACGGTGCCCG GTGGCGAGGAGGCGTCTGAGGCAGGGCTTAGAGCGGATCACGGCTCACAGAAGAGCGAGGGCTCAGACCTTTCAGGAGAGGAAGCCTCGCGGCCGGCGCCGCAATAG